A window of the Deltaproteobacteria bacterium genome harbors these coding sequences:
- a CDS encoding radical SAM protein → MNWLYPRSTLQIEPTRRCNLNCKICMRPSLDETSALLSLEDFKKIFASSFCLRHIALHGWGEPLLNPQLFQMVKYAESQGISTEVTTNATLLQTNTERIFASGLSNIVFGIHNKENLPVIMPQIGELIAQRSMERSRKPKAYIDIVIYHGNQNHIADIIEAAAEVSIDTVVLHRVFDIRQSGPETGYISAQDEKMLFARVKNLARKLKLKLYLPPEPSIPCRAIKQSLFVTCEGKITPCPYLPGLCLGGALNGGLKEVISSDRYRGFVKNMKNHPVCSKCPLGSTSGNFYTSGSGFEYVF, encoded by the coding sequence ATGAATTGGTTATATCCCCGTTCAACTCTGCAGATTGAGCCTACTCGCAGGTGCAACCTCAACTGCAAGATATGCATGCGTCCAAGTCTGGACGAAACTTCTGCCTTACTTTCCTTAGAAGACTTTAAAAAGATATTCGCTTCCTCGTTCTGTCTTAGACATATCGCTTTGCACGGATGGGGTGAACCGTTATTGAATCCTCAATTATTTCAGATGGTGAAATACGCTGAGTCACAAGGGATTTCCACTGAAGTTACTACCAATGCTACATTGCTTCAAACAAACACAGAAAGAATATTTGCGAGTGGTTTGAGCAACATTGTATTTGGGATACACAACAAAGAGAATCTGCCCGTTATTATGCCTCAGATTGGAGAGCTGATAGCCCAGCGTAGTATGGAGAGATCGAGAAAACCTAAAGCCTACATTGATATTGTCATATATCATGGAAATCAGAATCACATTGCAGACATAATAGAAGCTGCGGCTGAAGTGAGTATAGATACAGTCGTTCTGCACAGGGTTTTTGACATACGACAGTCAGGTCCTGAGACAGGATATATTTCTGCTCAGGACGAAAAAATGCTTTTTGCAAGGGTAAAAAATCTGGCAAGGAAACTGAAGTTGAAGCTCTATCTGCCTCCCGAGCCATCCATACCATGCAGGGCGATCAAACAGAGTCTCTTTGTTACGTGTGAGGGAAAGATCACTCCATGTCCTTACCTCCCGGGACTTTGCTTGGGAGGCGCGCTTAACGGAGGTCTAAAAGAGGTTATCTCTTCGGACAGATATCGAGGTTTTGTCAAAAATATGAAAAATCATCCTGTCTGCAGCAAGTGTCCACTGGGTTCAACAAGCGGCAACTTCTATACCTCGGGAAGTGGTTTTGAATATGTGTTTTGA
- a CDS encoding MotA/TolQ/ExbB proton channel family protein has protein sequence MIIKKEGSIRMNILGYMQSTLYLIMNALLYPVMGLLIFLFILMLFISGAFVSEFAFRRKRNQDTGQDSEWLAMKLSNDMSHGRFKEAADKIMAYIKKPYTGNQLTRRFLNALSAQIGKGLDNLDIRIENTLQEYEIEVSRLLDKTRVLVRVGPMLGLMGTLIPMGVALLALSQGDLAQMSNCLIIAFGTTVAGLAIGVLAYVISVVRERWYAEDTKDMAYIAELLMRNMETSPKASQKTEKSKNPT, from the coding sequence TTGATCATTAAAAAAGAAGGGTCCATCCGAATGAACATTTTAGGTTACATGCAGTCTACTCTCTATCTGATAATGAATGCCCTGCTCTATCCGGTTATGGGGCTGCTCATTTTTCTGTTTATCCTCATGCTCTTTATCTCAGGTGCTTTTGTCTCTGAGTTTGCCTTTCGCCGGAAGAGGAATCAAGATACCGGTCAGGACAGTGAATGGCTGGCCATGAAGCTTTCAAATGATATGTCGCATGGAAGGTTCAAAGAAGCTGCTGACAAAATCATGGCATATATAAAGAAGCCGTATACAGGGAACCAATTGACGAGGCGTTTTTTGAACGCTCTGTCTGCCCAGATAGGTAAGGGGCTGGATAATCTCGATATCCGGATAGAAAATACCCTTCAAGAGTATGAAATTGAGGTATCCAGATTGCTTGATAAGACCCGGGTTCTGGTCAGGGTTGGTCCCATGTTGGGCCTGATGGGGACATTGATCCCTATGGGAGTTGCCCTTCTGGCCCTGTCACAGGGTGACCTGGCCCAGATGTCCAATTGTCTCATCATCGCTTTTGGCACCACCGTGGCAGGATTGGCCATCGGAGTTCTTGCCTATGTAATCTCTGTTGTCAGAGAACGCTGGTATGCTGAGGATACAAAGGATATGGCATATATTGCCGAGCTTTTGATGAGAAATATGGAGACAAGTCCAAAAGCATCACAAAAAACAGAAAAAAGCAAGAATCCAACCTAA